Proteins from one Azospirillum brasilense genomic window:
- the fliF gene encoding flagellar basal-body MS-ring/collar protein FliF, with amino-acid sequence MNNLLQTLRNLGPARLAAIGGVGLLLIGFFVYLMTRLSTPEMELLYAELQPTEAAAIAKKLEEAKVPFTVDKTGTKIMVAAEQVGPTRMRMAAAGLPSGGSIGYELFDKGEGFGATSFMQNINHLRALEGEMARTVQTLNGVQSARVHLVLPKRELFARQQNPATASIFIKLRPGAQLSRENIQAIQHLIAASVPNLDPSRISIVDDKGTLLARGTGNDSADAMLASAEEKKVAYESRIARIIEDLLGRTVGYGKVRAEVSADLDFDRITTQSEIFDPESQVVRSTQTVTEANESHDRDPLSPVTVDQNLPTAQSGNNAGPISQNKQNRSEETINYEISRTTKNHVRESGQVRRLSVAVLVDGTYSLPKDGNPAAYQPRPEQELESIKALVRSAVGLDAVRGDTLEVINMRFWSPEDDIQKPEELFLGMTKDDLFRIAEMVVLGIVAVLIILLVIRPLITRAFEKADQQEEDDMDRLLADQSGMPAALAAPTGALAQDLALEAAQADEELEQMIDINRVEGRVRASSLRKVGEIVEKHPEEAVSILRNWLYQES; translated from the coding sequence GTGAACAACCTTCTGCAGACCTTGCGCAATCTGGGTCCCGCGCGCCTGGCCGCCATCGGTGGCGTCGGCCTGCTCCTGATCGGATTTTTCGTTTACCTGATGACCCGCCTCTCCACCCCGGAGATGGAGCTTCTCTACGCCGAACTCCAGCCGACCGAGGCCGCCGCCATCGCCAAGAAGCTGGAGGAGGCGAAGGTCCCCTTCACGGTCGACAAGACCGGCACGAAGATCATGGTCGCCGCCGAACAGGTGGGGCCGACCCGCATGCGGATGGCCGCCGCCGGCCTGCCCTCGGGCGGTTCGATCGGCTACGAGCTGTTCGACAAGGGCGAAGGCTTCGGCGCCACCAGCTTCATGCAGAACATCAACCATCTGCGCGCCCTGGAAGGCGAGATGGCGCGCACGGTGCAGACGCTGAACGGGGTGCAGAGCGCCCGCGTCCATCTGGTGCTGCCCAAGCGCGAGCTGTTCGCCCGCCAGCAGAACCCGGCGACGGCCAGCATCTTCATAAAGCTGCGCCCTGGCGCCCAGCTGTCGCGCGAGAACATCCAGGCGATCCAGCATCTCATCGCCGCCTCCGTTCCGAACCTCGACCCCAGCCGCATCTCCATCGTCGACGACAAGGGCACCCTGCTCGCCCGCGGCACCGGCAACGACAGCGCGGACGCCATGCTGGCCTCGGCGGAGGAGAAGAAGGTCGCCTACGAGAGCCGCATCGCCCGCATCATCGAAGATCTGCTGGGCCGCACCGTCGGCTACGGCAAGGTGCGGGCGGAGGTCTCGGCCGACCTCGACTTCGACCGCATCACCACGCAATCCGAAATCTTCGATCCGGAAAGTCAGGTCGTCCGCTCCACCCAGACGGTGACGGAGGCGAACGAGAGCCACGACCGCGACCCGCTGTCGCCGGTCACCGTGGACCAGAACCTGCCGACCGCGCAGTCGGGAAACAACGCCGGGCCGATCTCGCAGAACAAGCAGAACCGCAGCGAAGAGACCATCAACTACGAGATCAGCCGGACCACCAAGAACCATGTCCGCGAATCCGGGCAGGTGCGCCGCCTGTCGGTCGCGGTGCTGGTCGACGGCACCTACAGCCTGCCCAAGGACGGCAACCCGGCGGCCTACCAGCCGCGGCCGGAGCAGGAGCTGGAAAGCATCAAGGCGCTCGTCCGCTCCGCTGTCGGCCTCGACGCCGTGCGCGGCGACACGCTGGAAGTCATCAACATGCGCTTCTGGTCGCCGGAAGACGACATCCAGAAGCCCGAGGAACTCTTCCTCGGCATGACCAAGGACGACCTGTTCCGCATCGCGGAGATGGTCGTGCTGGGCATTGTCGCCGTCCTTATCATCCTGCTGGTCATCCGCCCGCTGATCACCCGCGCCTTCGAGAAGGCCGACCAGCAGGAGGAGGACGACATGGACCGCCTGCTGGCCGACCAGAGCGGCATGCCCGCCGCCCTGGCCGCGCCGACCGGCGCGCTGGCCCAGGACCTCGCCCTGGAGGCCGCCCAGGCCGACGAGGAGTTGGAGCAGATGATCGACATCAACCGCGTCGAAGGCCGCGTCCGCGCCTCCTCGCTGCGCAAGGTCGGCGAGATCGTGGAGAAGCATCCGGAGGAAGCGGTGTCGATCCTGCGCAACTGGCTGTACCAGGAGAGCTGA
- a CDS encoding FliH/SctL family protein, with protein MSSVRKFLFDESFDVDAPPRRQRQADDDYFDNIPLPEPEPEPEPELPPEPPPPVFGEADLAAARAAGFAEGETAGKSTGYGKGFLDGNNAGRKDGYENARAEIEATVQARIANALETIGNGVQHLLNEHYATSAQRADQPVHIALAIVRKLMPELARRGGLMEVEGLVRACLTDLIDEPRLVVRVADDMVDAVREHLDQVIAARGFGAKLMVVGDSGLAPGSCRIEWAEGGVERDTAGLLAQIERRMAGLLEAPPG; from the coding sequence ATGAGCTCGGTCCGCAAATTCCTGTTCGACGAGTCCTTCGACGTGGACGCGCCGCCGCGCCGACAGCGTCAGGCCGACGACGACTATTTCGACAACATCCCCCTGCCGGAACCGGAACCGGAGCCGGAGCCGGAACTGCCGCCCGAGCCACCGCCGCCGGTGTTCGGCGAGGCCGATCTGGCCGCCGCCCGCGCCGCCGGCTTCGCAGAGGGCGAGACCGCCGGCAAGTCGACGGGCTATGGCAAGGGGTTCCTGGACGGCAACAACGCCGGCCGCAAGGACGGTTACGAGAACGCCCGCGCCGAGATCGAGGCAACGGTGCAGGCGCGAATCGCCAACGCCCTGGAAACCATCGGCAACGGCGTGCAGCATCTGCTGAACGAGCATTACGCCACCAGCGCCCAGCGGGCCGACCAGCCCGTTCACATCGCGTTGGCCATCGTCCGCAAGCTGATGCCGGAGCTGGCGCGGCGCGGCGGGCTGATGGAGGTGGAAGGGCTGGTGCGCGCCTGCCTGACCGACCTGATCGACGAGCCGCGCCTGGTGGTGCGCGTCGCCGACGACATGGTGGACGCGGTGCGCGAGCATCTGGATCAGGTGATCGCAGCCCGTGGCTTCGGCGCGAAGCTGATGGTGGTGGGCGATTCCGGCCTGGCACCGGGAAGCTGCCGGATCGAATGGGCCGAAGGCGGGGTGGAGCGGGACACCGCCGGCCTGCTTGCCCAGATCGAGCGGCGGATGGCCGGCCTGCTGGAGGCGCCGCCGGGCTGA
- the fliN gene encoding flagellar motor switch protein FliN, whose translation MAKDSFSLDELDGGGRSDIAEYETGLGPAKDLEAVYDIPVQISAVLGKSTMQVSQLLKLGRGAVVELDRKVGEAIDIYVNNRLVARGEVVVVEDRLGITMTEIIKSDRG comes from the coding sequence ATGGCCAAGGACAGCTTCTCCCTCGACGAGTTGGACGGCGGCGGCCGCAGCGACATTGCGGAGTACGAGACCGGCCTGGGTCCGGCCAAGGACCTGGAAGCGGTCTACGACATTCCCGTCCAGATCTCCGCCGTGCTCGGCAAATCGACCATGCAGGTCAGCCAATTGCTCAAGCTCGGGCGCGGCGCGGTGGTGGAACTGGACCGCAAGGTCGGCGAGGCCATTGACATCTACGTGAACAACCGCTTGGTCGCCCGCGGCGAGGTCGTGGTGGTGGAAGACCGGCTGGGCATCACCATGACCGAAATCATCAAGTCGGACCGCGGATGA
- a CDS encoding motility protein A — protein MSLTRDSAESSRRGGRSARPRGGVDMATLVGLAAAAVVIFVAMASGGSLRAFIDPPSLIIVLGGTLAVTTASFSLSDVAIAWRDAGAVLIHRTSDPRGVARQVLLLAEAARRAPETLRNVLPELKHESFLHRSVTLVAEGLPPDDIERMLIGEVEASGAGKVKSAGVLRRASEVAPAMGLIGTLVGLVQMLGSLNDPSSIGPAMALALLTTFYGAVLGNVALAPLAAKVERTAEEDALVKTLYTIGAVSIARQENPRRLEMLLNAVLPPGKRIQYFDRDSDRGSPRGA, from the coding sequence ATGAGCCTCACACGAGACAGCGCCGAATCGTCCCGCCGGGGTGGGCGTTCGGCCCGCCCGCGCGGCGGGGTGGACATGGCGACGCTGGTCGGCTTGGCCGCCGCCGCCGTGGTCATCTTCGTCGCCATGGCGTCGGGCGGCAGCTTGCGCGCCTTCATCGACCCGCCGTCGCTCATCATCGTGTTGGGCGGCACGCTGGCGGTCACCACCGCCTCCTTCTCGCTGTCCGACGTGGCCATCGCGTGGCGCGACGCCGGGGCGGTGCTGATCCACCGGACCAGCGACCCGCGCGGCGTGGCCCGGCAGGTGCTCCTGCTCGCCGAGGCGGCGCGCCGCGCGCCGGAGACGCTGCGCAACGTCCTGCCGGAGCTGAAGCACGAGTCGTTCCTGCACCGCTCCGTCACGCTGGTGGCCGAGGGGCTGCCGCCCGACGACATCGAGCGGATGCTGATCGGCGAGGTCGAGGCGTCGGGCGCCGGCAAGGTCAAGAGCGCCGGCGTGCTGCGCCGCGCGTCGGAGGTGGCGCCGGCCATGGGGCTGATCGGCACGCTGGTCGGCCTCGTCCAGATGCTGGGCAGCCTGAACGACCCGTCAAGCATCGGCCCTGCCATGGCGCTGGCCCTGCTGACCACCTTCTACGGGGCGGTGCTCGGCAACGTCGCGCTCGCTCCGCTGGCCGCCAAGGTGGAGCGGACGGCGGAGGAGGACGCGCTCGTCAAGACTCTCTACACCATCGGCGCGGTATCCATCGCGCGTCAGGAAAATCCGCGGCGTCTGGAGATGCTCCTGAACGCCGTTCTTCCGCCTGGAAAGCGGATTCAGTACTTCGATCGGGACTCCGACCGGGGTTCTCCGAGGGGAGCGTAA